One genomic window of Glycine max cultivar Williams 82 chromosome 16, Glycine_max_v4.0, whole genome shotgun sequence includes the following:
- the LOC102666543 gene encoding protein LAZY 1, translating into MKLFQWVHRKLRQNSIDPFKGFTLGNPCTCLTVQPTLDNQYSQTKPSFSSINQPSFSKPHHQENQTSYSGLVDSREDKPQEETPAIVAELFEGFLTIGTLGAETVTNEPGTPTFAMPSENITLRSEEVTENELKLISYELEKFLEAEKEESSYDSSGRNSYVSIITLCGKEIDGPKAEDYRNKDDCPLQGYLLGSSFELPETKQERKERASLAELLYKIKATSQDCIETGIQGETQVKRTTKSSAMHIMRKILKRVHSSSKSCNTSRDDADSASTNKKLHKVLRMFHRKVYPESPVDGNDCIQSHKGKIKNVPHECLQEYDDGKFTNPDKGKRFYSDTKSRKWSQHCMTNWNPPQHGLICSSSTGNNEHWIKTDAKYLVLEL; encoded by the exons ATGAAG CTATTTCAATGGGTGCATCGAAAACTTCGGCAGAATAGTATAGATCCTTTCAAGGGTTTCACACTTG GAAACCCTTGTACTTGCCTTACAGTGCAGCCAACACTTGACAATCAATACTCCCAGACAAAGCCAAGCTTCAGCTCCATAAATCAACCCAGTTTCTCAAAGCCACACCATCAGGAAAATCAAACATCTTACTCTGGGTTGGTCGACAGCAGAGAAGATAAGCCTCAAGAAGAAACACCTGCAATAGTCGCTGAGCTCTTTGAAGGTTTTCTAACAATTGGAACTCTTGGTGCAGAAACAGTCACCAATGAACCAGGAACACCAACATTTGCTATGCCTTCAGAAAACATAACATTGAGAAGTGAAGAGGTGACAGAAAATGAACTGAAGCTCATAAGTTATGAGCTTGAGAAATTTCTTGAggctgaaaaagaagaaagttcgTATGATTCATCAGGAAGAAACAGCTATGTTAGCATTATCACACTTTGTGGAAAGGAAATAGATGGACCCAAAGCTGAAGATTACAGAAACAAAGATGACTGTCCACTGCAAGGATATTTACTGGGGTCCTCATTTGAACTTCcagaaacaaaacaagaaaggaaagaaagagcATCACTTGCTGAGCTACTTTATAAGATAAAGGCAACAAGTCAAGATTGTATAGAGACAGGAATACAAGGAGAAACACAAGTCAAGAGAACTACTAAGTCTTCTGCCATGCATATTATGAGAAAGATATTGAAAAGGGTCCACAGTTCTTCAAAAAGCTGTAACACTTCCAGGGATGATGCTGATTCTGcttcaaccaataaaaaactCCACAAG GTTCTACGTATGTTTCACAGAAAAGTCTATCCTGAAAGCCCTGTAGATGGAAACGATTGCATTCAATCCCACAAAGGTAAGATAAAAAATGTCCCTCATGAATGCCTCCAGGAATATGATGATGGGAAGTTCACAAACCCAGACAAAGGCAAAAGATTTTATTCAGATACCAAATCAAGAAAGTGGTCCCAACACTGTATGACCAATTGGAACCCACCACAGCATGGGCTAATTTGCAGTAGCTCAACTGGAAACAATGAGCACTGGATCAAAACAGATGCAAAGT ATTTGGTGCTGGAGCTGTAG